One window from the genome of Oryza glaberrima chromosome 3, OglaRS2, whole genome shotgun sequence encodes:
- the LOC127765933 gene encoding protein ALWAYS EARLY 2 isoform X1 encodes MSSTRKVRNVNKRYAKINEDWQDKDATNVHKSKVRKKKLSDMLGSQWSKDELERFYGSYRKYGKDWRKVASSIRDRTSEMVEALYNMNKAYLSLPEGTATAAGLIAMMTDHYNILDGSNSDHESNGSPKTSRKPRKRGRAKFQSVSKASDTQHPDQLQSQPASSSYGCLSLLKKKRSGDLFVGNKPRAVGKRTPRVPVASMYQRDEKIGPTNRQAKPDGNGDDEGAHVAALALAEVFQRGGSPQDSQTPGRSGDRMFLSPVKSTDRKNADSEMGSSKLHGFQVDADFPEGSLGSREAETGDYPKYASYLMNNEGSASGKSQQKVKRTQRRRKKAARKTDDQLEDDREACSGTEEGHSAKKTKDESEVNGLGRKGRWPSKKSNKRNRQLFFGDESSALDALHTLADLSVNILQPSSIVESESSAQIKDENKDNDSDEKPSMPAAVSVLEKKDKSKSTVKKVKRQSELASADMAARKKARIAKVPNCDGIAISETKQLDSKFGVQTEKKKRKPSAAKISKDEKSALKDVEKTEVSAEEGKVSSNKGMHTHVSPVSNHMINSTAHTDFGNVAMDTVDTTQGATTQQADLASKGRSRRKIGILKALAPECRPTDGADDLRSDKFSYAVNNVIDLKDSLSHCLSSRLLRRWCTFEWFYSAIDFPWFEKSEFVEYLNHVKLGHVPRLTRVEWGVIRSSLGKPRRLSKQFLQEEREKLAQYRESVRQHYAELRSGVREGLPTDLARPLGVGQRVIACHPRTRELHDGNVLNVDHNRCRVQFDRPELGVEFVTDIDCMPLHPLENFPESLRRQNIVNKYYNSFSEAKFEDRSKELGTGGPTRFTSNVCFDGGDATSNIPSNYPINTLMKQAKGDTVDSIAQAKVAVNEVAVAAQQSMYSQPCTLSQIQEREADIRALAELSRALDKKATLLVELRHMNEEVYGRQKDGEAFRDFEHFRKQYAMVLVQLRDSNDHVASALLSLRQRNTYHGHPAQSYPKPMENGALTGTPDLYNLFGYINQESGSQVMEVIETSRSRAKLMVDVAIQAMCSVSEGEDAYAKVGEALDNLNNRSTGSGSSILGIRRIPPDSGQANSSHQDNTTSGHFDPATNNISSPRLPNGCDSELQFPSELISSCVATILMIQNCTEKQYHPAEVAHILDSALSRLQPCSSQNVTIFREIEMCMGIIKNQMLALIPTPSG; translated from the exons ATGTCTTCTACAAGGAAAGTGAGAAATGTGAATAAACGATATGCCAAAATAAATGAAGATTGGCAGGACAAAGATGCAACAAATGTGCATAAAAGTAAAGTGCGA AAGAAAAAACTGTCTGACATGCTAGGTTCTCAATGGAGCAAAGATGAGCTAGAGCGTTTTTATGGATCCTATAGAAAATATGGAAAAGATTGGAGAAAG GTGGCCAGTTCTATCCGTGATAGAACATCTGAAATGGTGGAGGCTCTTTACAACATGAATAAG GCATATTTATCTCTTCCCGAGGGAACAGCTACTGCTGCAGGGTTAATTGCAATGATGACTGATCACTATAATATTCTG GATGGAAGTAACAGCGATCATGAGAGTAATGGTTCACCAAAAACTTCCAGAAAGCCACGAAAGCGTGGTCGTGCAAAATTTCAATCTGTGTCGAAGGCTTCTGATACACAACATCCTGATCAATTGCAATCTCAACCTGCTTCGTCAAGCTATGGATGCCTTTCCCTGTTGAAGAAGAAACGATCTGGAG ACTTGTTTGTAGGGAACAAGCCACGTGCTGTTGGAAAACGGACTCCACGAGTGCCTGTTGCTAGTATGTACCAGCGAGATGAGAAGATAGGGCCGACAAATAGACAAGCCAAACCAGATGGTAATGGTGATGATGAAGGTGCACATGTAGCTGCACTAGCTTTGGCAGAGGTGTTTCAAAGAGGAGGTTCACCTCAGGATTCTCAAACGCCTGGAAGATCTGGTGACCGTATGTTCCTGTCTCCTGTAAAAAGTACAGACAGAAAG AATGCTGATTCGGAGATGGGAAGCTCAAAGCTACATGGATTCCAAGTAGATGCTGATTTCCCTGAAGGTAGTTTAGGAAGTAGGGAAGCAGAGACTGGCGATTATCCCAAATATGCATCCTATTTGATGAATAACGAAGGTTCTGCATCTGGCAAGTCTCAGCAAAAGGTGAAAAGAACTcagaggaggagaaagaaagcTGCACGGAAAACAGATGATCAACTTGAGGATGACAGAGAGGCCTGTAGTGGCACTGAAGAAGGCCATAGCGCCAAAAAGACTAAAGATGAATCAGAGGTGAATGGATTGGGCCGTAAAGGAAGATGGCCATCTAAGAAATCAAACAAAAGAAATCGCCAGCTGTTCTTTGGTG ATGAAAGCTCAGCCCTTGATGCATTACATACATTAGCTGATCTATCCGTGAATATTCTTCAACCTTCTTCTATCGTTGAATCTG AATCATCAGCACAGATTAAGGATGAAAACAAAGATAATGATTCTGATGAGAAGCCTAGTATGCCTGCAGCAGTGTCagtacttgagaagaaagaTAAATCCAAAAGTACAGTGAAAAAGGTTAAAAGGCAGTCAGAACTCGCAAGCGCTGACATGGCTGCTCGCAAAAAAGCTAGAATTGCCAAAGTTCCTAATTGTGATGGAATCGCTATTTCTGAAACAAAGCAGCTAGATTCTAAATTTGGTGTTCaaacagagaaaaagaaaagaaaaccttcCGCGGCAAAG ATTTCTAAAGATGAAAAAAGTGCACTTAAAGATGTTGAGAAGACTGAG GTTTCTGCTGAAGAAGGGAAGGTATCTTCTAATAAAGGTATGCATACTCATGTTAGTCCAGTTTCAAATCACATGATAAACTCTACAGCACATACTGATTTTGGAAATGTAGCCATGGATACTGTGGATACAACACAAGGTGCCACAACTCAGCAAGCTGACTTAGCATCAAAGGGTAGAAGTCGCCGCAAAATAGGCATTCTGAAAGCACTTGCTCCAGAATGTAGACCTACTGATGGTGCTGATGATCTCCGAAGTGATAAATTCTCTTACGCTGTGAATAATGTCATTGATCTTAAG GACTCACTCTCTCATTGCTTATCTTCACGTTTGCTCCGTAGATGGTGCACGTTTGAATGGTTCTATAGTGCAATTGATTTTCCATGGTTTGAAAAGAGTGAATTTGTTGAGTATTTGAATCATGTGAAGTTGGGTCATGTGCCAAGGCTGACTCGTGTCGAGTGGGGTGTCATAAGGAG CTCCCTTGGAAAACCACGTCGATTGTCGAAACAGTTTTtgcaagaagagagagagaagcttgCTCAGTATCGTGAGTCTGTCAGGCAACACTATGCTGAACTTCGGTCTGGTGTTCGAGAAGGTCTACCAACCGATCTTGCTCGGCCTTTAGGAGTTGGACAGCGTGTCATAGCCTGTCATCCCAGAACAAGGGAGCTTCATGATGGGAATGTTCTGAATGTTGACCATAATCGTTGCCGGGTTCAATTTGATCGACCTGAACTGGGTGTTGAGTTTGTAACG GATATTGATTGTATGCCACTACATCCACTAGAAAATTTCCCAGAGTCTCTCAGACGGCAGAACATTGTTAACAAATATTACAATAGTTTCTCAGAAGCAAAATTCGAGGATCGGTCCAAAGAGTTAGGTACTGGAGGTCCAACAAGATTCACATCAAATGTGTGTTTTGATGGTGGTGATGCAACCTCCAACATACCTTCTAATTACCCAATAAATACTTTAATGAAGCAAGCAAAG GGTGACACGGTTGATTCAATTGCACAGGCCAAAGTTGCAGTAAATGaggttgctgttgctgctcaGCAGTCAATGTACAGTCAGCCGTGCACACTGTCACAGATACAGGAAAGAGAGGCTGATATAAGGGCTCTTGCTGAACTATCACGTGCTCTTGATAAAAAGGCAA CTTTGTTGGTAGAATTGAGGCACATGAACGAAGAGGTGTATGGAAGGCAAAAGGATGGAGAAGCTTTTAGAGATTTTGAGCACTTCAGAAAACAATATGCTATGGTGCTTGTACAGCTAAGAGATTCTAATGATCAT GTGGCTTCGGCCTTGCTTTCTCTGCGGCAACGCAACACGTATCATGGGCATCCAGCACAATCATATCCTAAACCCATGGAAAATGGAGCCTTAACTGGCACACCAGACCTGTATAACCTTTTTGGCTATATTAATCAGGAATCTGGGTCCCAAGTGATGGAAGTTATTGAGACTTCGAGGTCCCGAGCAAAATTGATGGTTGATGTTGCTATTCAG GCAATGTGCAGTGTGAGTGAAGGAGAGGATGCTTATGCCAAAGTAGGGGAGGCACTCGATAATCTGAACAATCGCAGTACTGGCTCGGGTTCCAGTATACTAGGCATAAGACGGATACCTCCTGATTCTGGACAGGCCAATTCATCTCATCAAGATAACACCACATCTGGCCACTTTGATCCTGCAACAAATAACATTTCTAGTCCAAGATTGCCCAATGGTTGCGATTCTGAACTGCAATTTCCCTCAGAGTTGATTTCATCGTGTGTTGCTACGATCCTTATGATCCAG AACTGCACGGAAAAGCAGTACCATCCTGCCGAAGTCGCGCACATCCTGGATTCAGCGCTTTCGCGCCTACAGCCTTGCAGCTCACAAAATGTAACCATCTTCAGGGAGATCGAGATGTGCATGGGCATCATCAAAAACCAAATGCTGGCGTTGATACCCACCCCAAGTGGCTAG
- the LOC127765933 gene encoding protein ALWAYS EARLY 2 isoform X2, which produces MSSTRKVRNVNKRYAKINEDWQDKDATNVHKSKVRKKKLSDMLGSQWSKDELERFYGSYRKYGKDWRKVASSIRDRTSEMVEALYNMNKAYLSLPEGTATAAGLIAMMTDHYNILDGSNSDHESNGSPKTSRKPRKRGRAKFQSVSKASDTQHPDQLQSQPASSSYGCLSLLKKKRSGDLFVGNKPRAVGKRTPRVPVASMYQRDEKIGPTNRQAKPDGNGDDEGAHVAALALAEVFQRGGSPQDSQTPGRSGDRMFLSPVKSTDRKNADSEMGSSKLHGFQVDADFPEGSLGSREAETGDYPKYASYLMNNEGSASGKSQQKVKRTQRRRKKAARKTDDQLEDDREACSGTEEGHSAKKTKDESEVNGLGRKGRWPSKKSNKRNRQLFFGDESSALDALHTLADLSVNILQPSSIVESESSAQIKDENKDNDSDEKPSMPAAVSVLEKKDKSKSTVKKVKRQSELASADMAARKKARIAKVPNCDGIAISETKQLDSKFGVQTEKKKRKPSAAKISKDEKSALKDVEKTEVSAEEGKVSSNKGMHTHVSPVSNHMINSTAHTDFGNVAMDTVDTTQGATTQQADLASKGRSRRKIGILKALAPECRPTDGADDLRSDKFSYAVNNVIDLKDSLSHCLSSRLLRRWCTFEWFYSAIDFPWFEKSEFVEYLNHVKLGHVPRLTRVEWGVIRSSLGKPRRLSKQFLQEEREKLAQYRESVRQHYAELRSGVREGLPTDLARPLGVGQRVIACHPRTRELHDGNVLNVDHNRCRVQFDRPELGVEFVTDIDCMPLHPLENFPESLRRQNIVNKYYNSFSEAKFEDRSKELGTGGPTRFTSNVCFDGGDATSNIPSNYPINTLMKQAKAKVAVNEVAVAAQQSMYSQPCTLSQIQEREADIRALAELSRALDKKATLLVELRHMNEEVYGRQKDGEAFRDFEHFRKQYAMVLVQLRDSNDHVASALLSLRQRNTYHGHPAQSYPKPMENGALTGTPDLYNLFGYINQESGSQVMEVIETSRSRAKLMVDVAIQAMCSVSEGEDAYAKVGEALDNLNNRSTGSGSSILGIRRIPPDSGQANSSHQDNTTSGHFDPATNNISSPRLPNGCDSELQFPSELISSCVATILMIQNCTEKQYHPAEVAHILDSALSRLQPCSSQNVTIFREIEMCMGIIKNQMLALIPTPSG; this is translated from the exons ATGTCTTCTACAAGGAAAGTGAGAAATGTGAATAAACGATATGCCAAAATAAATGAAGATTGGCAGGACAAAGATGCAACAAATGTGCATAAAAGTAAAGTGCGA AAGAAAAAACTGTCTGACATGCTAGGTTCTCAATGGAGCAAAGATGAGCTAGAGCGTTTTTATGGATCCTATAGAAAATATGGAAAAGATTGGAGAAAG GTGGCCAGTTCTATCCGTGATAGAACATCTGAAATGGTGGAGGCTCTTTACAACATGAATAAG GCATATTTATCTCTTCCCGAGGGAACAGCTACTGCTGCAGGGTTAATTGCAATGATGACTGATCACTATAATATTCTG GATGGAAGTAACAGCGATCATGAGAGTAATGGTTCACCAAAAACTTCCAGAAAGCCACGAAAGCGTGGTCGTGCAAAATTTCAATCTGTGTCGAAGGCTTCTGATACACAACATCCTGATCAATTGCAATCTCAACCTGCTTCGTCAAGCTATGGATGCCTTTCCCTGTTGAAGAAGAAACGATCTGGAG ACTTGTTTGTAGGGAACAAGCCACGTGCTGTTGGAAAACGGACTCCACGAGTGCCTGTTGCTAGTATGTACCAGCGAGATGAGAAGATAGGGCCGACAAATAGACAAGCCAAACCAGATGGTAATGGTGATGATGAAGGTGCACATGTAGCTGCACTAGCTTTGGCAGAGGTGTTTCAAAGAGGAGGTTCACCTCAGGATTCTCAAACGCCTGGAAGATCTGGTGACCGTATGTTCCTGTCTCCTGTAAAAAGTACAGACAGAAAG AATGCTGATTCGGAGATGGGAAGCTCAAAGCTACATGGATTCCAAGTAGATGCTGATTTCCCTGAAGGTAGTTTAGGAAGTAGGGAAGCAGAGACTGGCGATTATCCCAAATATGCATCCTATTTGATGAATAACGAAGGTTCTGCATCTGGCAAGTCTCAGCAAAAGGTGAAAAGAACTcagaggaggagaaagaaagcTGCACGGAAAACAGATGATCAACTTGAGGATGACAGAGAGGCCTGTAGTGGCACTGAAGAAGGCCATAGCGCCAAAAAGACTAAAGATGAATCAGAGGTGAATGGATTGGGCCGTAAAGGAAGATGGCCATCTAAGAAATCAAACAAAAGAAATCGCCAGCTGTTCTTTGGTG ATGAAAGCTCAGCCCTTGATGCATTACATACATTAGCTGATCTATCCGTGAATATTCTTCAACCTTCTTCTATCGTTGAATCTG AATCATCAGCACAGATTAAGGATGAAAACAAAGATAATGATTCTGATGAGAAGCCTAGTATGCCTGCAGCAGTGTCagtacttgagaagaaagaTAAATCCAAAAGTACAGTGAAAAAGGTTAAAAGGCAGTCAGAACTCGCAAGCGCTGACATGGCTGCTCGCAAAAAAGCTAGAATTGCCAAAGTTCCTAATTGTGATGGAATCGCTATTTCTGAAACAAAGCAGCTAGATTCTAAATTTGGTGTTCaaacagagaaaaagaaaagaaaaccttcCGCGGCAAAG ATTTCTAAAGATGAAAAAAGTGCACTTAAAGATGTTGAGAAGACTGAG GTTTCTGCTGAAGAAGGGAAGGTATCTTCTAATAAAGGTATGCATACTCATGTTAGTCCAGTTTCAAATCACATGATAAACTCTACAGCACATACTGATTTTGGAAATGTAGCCATGGATACTGTGGATACAACACAAGGTGCCACAACTCAGCAAGCTGACTTAGCATCAAAGGGTAGAAGTCGCCGCAAAATAGGCATTCTGAAAGCACTTGCTCCAGAATGTAGACCTACTGATGGTGCTGATGATCTCCGAAGTGATAAATTCTCTTACGCTGTGAATAATGTCATTGATCTTAAG GACTCACTCTCTCATTGCTTATCTTCACGTTTGCTCCGTAGATGGTGCACGTTTGAATGGTTCTATAGTGCAATTGATTTTCCATGGTTTGAAAAGAGTGAATTTGTTGAGTATTTGAATCATGTGAAGTTGGGTCATGTGCCAAGGCTGACTCGTGTCGAGTGGGGTGTCATAAGGAG CTCCCTTGGAAAACCACGTCGATTGTCGAAACAGTTTTtgcaagaagagagagagaagcttgCTCAGTATCGTGAGTCTGTCAGGCAACACTATGCTGAACTTCGGTCTGGTGTTCGAGAAGGTCTACCAACCGATCTTGCTCGGCCTTTAGGAGTTGGACAGCGTGTCATAGCCTGTCATCCCAGAACAAGGGAGCTTCATGATGGGAATGTTCTGAATGTTGACCATAATCGTTGCCGGGTTCAATTTGATCGACCTGAACTGGGTGTTGAGTTTGTAACG GATATTGATTGTATGCCACTACATCCACTAGAAAATTTCCCAGAGTCTCTCAGACGGCAGAACATTGTTAACAAATATTACAATAGTTTCTCAGAAGCAAAATTCGAGGATCGGTCCAAAGAGTTAGGTACTGGAGGTCCAACAAGATTCACATCAAATGTGTGTTTTGATGGTGGTGATGCAACCTCCAACATACCTTCTAATTACCCAATAAATACTTTAATGAAGCAAGCAAAG GCCAAAGTTGCAGTAAATGaggttgctgttgctgctcaGCAGTCAATGTACAGTCAGCCGTGCACACTGTCACAGATACAGGAAAGAGAGGCTGATATAAGGGCTCTTGCTGAACTATCACGTGCTCTTGATAAAAAGGCAA CTTTGTTGGTAGAATTGAGGCACATGAACGAAGAGGTGTATGGAAGGCAAAAGGATGGAGAAGCTTTTAGAGATTTTGAGCACTTCAGAAAACAATATGCTATGGTGCTTGTACAGCTAAGAGATTCTAATGATCAT GTGGCTTCGGCCTTGCTTTCTCTGCGGCAACGCAACACGTATCATGGGCATCCAGCACAATCATATCCTAAACCCATGGAAAATGGAGCCTTAACTGGCACACCAGACCTGTATAACCTTTTTGGCTATATTAATCAGGAATCTGGGTCCCAAGTGATGGAAGTTATTGAGACTTCGAGGTCCCGAGCAAAATTGATGGTTGATGTTGCTATTCAG GCAATGTGCAGTGTGAGTGAAGGAGAGGATGCTTATGCCAAAGTAGGGGAGGCACTCGATAATCTGAACAATCGCAGTACTGGCTCGGGTTCCAGTATACTAGGCATAAGACGGATACCTCCTGATTCTGGACAGGCCAATTCATCTCATCAAGATAACACCACATCTGGCCACTTTGATCCTGCAACAAATAACATTTCTAGTCCAAGATTGCCCAATGGTTGCGATTCTGAACTGCAATTTCCCTCAGAGTTGATTTCATCGTGTGTTGCTACGATCCTTATGATCCAG AACTGCACGGAAAAGCAGTACCATCCTGCCGAAGTCGCGCACATCCTGGATTCAGCGCTTTCGCGCCTACAGCCTTGCAGCTCACAAAATGTAACCATCTTCAGGGAGATCGAGATGTGCATGGGCATCATCAAAAACCAAATGCTGGCGTTGATACCCACCCCAAGTGGCTAG
- the LOC127765933 gene encoding protein ALWAYS EARLY 2 isoform X3 — protein sequence MSSTRKVRNVNKRYAKINEDWQDKDATNVHKSKVRKKKLSDMLGSQWSKDELERFYGSYRKYGKDWRKVASSIRDRTSEMVEALYNMNKAYLSLPEGTATAAGLIAMMTDHYNILDGSNSDHESNGSPKTSRKPRKRGRAKFQSVSKASDTQHPDQLQSQPASSSYGCLSLLKKKRSGDLFVGNKPRAVGKRTPRVPVASMYQRDEKIGPTNRQAKPDGNGDDEGAHVAALALAEVFQRGGSPQDSQTPGRSGDRMFLSPVKSTDRKNADSEMGSSKLHGFQVDADFPEGSLGSREAETGDYPKYASYLMNNEGSASGKSQQKVKRTQRRRKKAARKTDDQLEDDREACSGTEEGHSAKKTKDESEVNGLGRKGRWPSKKSNKRNRQLFFGDESSALDALHTLADLSVNILQPSSIVESESSAQIKDENKDNDSDEKPSMPAAVSVLEKKDKSKSTVKKVKRQSELASADMAARKKARIAKVPNCDGIAISETKQLDSKFGVQTEKKKRKPSAAKISKDEKSALKDVEKTEVSAEEGKVSSNKAMDTVDTTQGATTQQADLASKGRSRRKIGILKALAPECRPTDGADDLRSDKFSYAVNNVIDLKDSLSHCLSSRLLRRWCTFEWFYSAIDFPWFEKSEFVEYLNHVKLGHVPRLTRVEWGVIRSSLGKPRRLSKQFLQEEREKLAQYRESVRQHYAELRSGVREGLPTDLARPLGVGQRVIACHPRTRELHDGNVLNVDHNRCRVQFDRPELGVEFVTDIDCMPLHPLENFPESLRRQNIVNKYYNSFSEAKFEDRSKELGTGGPTRFTSNVCFDGGDATSNIPSNYPINTLMKQAKGDTVDSIAQAKVAVNEVAVAAQQSMYSQPCTLSQIQEREADIRALAELSRALDKKATLLVELRHMNEEVYGRQKDGEAFRDFEHFRKQYAMVLVQLRDSNDHVASALLSLRQRNTYHGHPAQSYPKPMENGALTGTPDLYNLFGYINQESGSQVMEVIETSRSRAKLMVDVAIQAMCSVSEGEDAYAKVGEALDNLNNRSTGSGSSILGIRRIPPDSGQANSSHQDNTTSGHFDPATNNISSPRLPNGCDSELQFPSELISSCVATILMIQNCTEKQYHPAEVAHILDSALSRLQPCSSQNVTIFREIEMCMGIIKNQMLALIPTPSG from the exons ATGTCTTCTACAAGGAAAGTGAGAAATGTGAATAAACGATATGCCAAAATAAATGAAGATTGGCAGGACAAAGATGCAACAAATGTGCATAAAAGTAAAGTGCGA AAGAAAAAACTGTCTGACATGCTAGGTTCTCAATGGAGCAAAGATGAGCTAGAGCGTTTTTATGGATCCTATAGAAAATATGGAAAAGATTGGAGAAAG GTGGCCAGTTCTATCCGTGATAGAACATCTGAAATGGTGGAGGCTCTTTACAACATGAATAAG GCATATTTATCTCTTCCCGAGGGAACAGCTACTGCTGCAGGGTTAATTGCAATGATGACTGATCACTATAATATTCTG GATGGAAGTAACAGCGATCATGAGAGTAATGGTTCACCAAAAACTTCCAGAAAGCCACGAAAGCGTGGTCGTGCAAAATTTCAATCTGTGTCGAAGGCTTCTGATACACAACATCCTGATCAATTGCAATCTCAACCTGCTTCGTCAAGCTATGGATGCCTTTCCCTGTTGAAGAAGAAACGATCTGGAG ACTTGTTTGTAGGGAACAAGCCACGTGCTGTTGGAAAACGGACTCCACGAGTGCCTGTTGCTAGTATGTACCAGCGAGATGAGAAGATAGGGCCGACAAATAGACAAGCCAAACCAGATGGTAATGGTGATGATGAAGGTGCACATGTAGCTGCACTAGCTTTGGCAGAGGTGTTTCAAAGAGGAGGTTCACCTCAGGATTCTCAAACGCCTGGAAGATCTGGTGACCGTATGTTCCTGTCTCCTGTAAAAAGTACAGACAGAAAG AATGCTGATTCGGAGATGGGAAGCTCAAAGCTACATGGATTCCAAGTAGATGCTGATTTCCCTGAAGGTAGTTTAGGAAGTAGGGAAGCAGAGACTGGCGATTATCCCAAATATGCATCCTATTTGATGAATAACGAAGGTTCTGCATCTGGCAAGTCTCAGCAAAAGGTGAAAAGAACTcagaggaggagaaagaaagcTGCACGGAAAACAGATGATCAACTTGAGGATGACAGAGAGGCCTGTAGTGGCACTGAAGAAGGCCATAGCGCCAAAAAGACTAAAGATGAATCAGAGGTGAATGGATTGGGCCGTAAAGGAAGATGGCCATCTAAGAAATCAAACAAAAGAAATCGCCAGCTGTTCTTTGGTG ATGAAAGCTCAGCCCTTGATGCATTACATACATTAGCTGATCTATCCGTGAATATTCTTCAACCTTCTTCTATCGTTGAATCTG AATCATCAGCACAGATTAAGGATGAAAACAAAGATAATGATTCTGATGAGAAGCCTAGTATGCCTGCAGCAGTGTCagtacttgagaagaaagaTAAATCCAAAAGTACAGTGAAAAAGGTTAAAAGGCAGTCAGAACTCGCAAGCGCTGACATGGCTGCTCGCAAAAAAGCTAGAATTGCCAAAGTTCCTAATTGTGATGGAATCGCTATTTCTGAAACAAAGCAGCTAGATTCTAAATTTGGTGTTCaaacagagaaaaagaaaagaaaaccttcCGCGGCAAAG ATTTCTAAAGATGAAAAAAGTGCACTTAAAGATGTTGAGAAGACTGAG GTTTCTGCTGAAGAAGGGAAGGTATCTTCTAATAAAG CCATGGATACTGTGGATACAACACAAGGTGCCACAACTCAGCAAGCTGACTTAGCATCAAAGGGTAGAAGTCGCCGCAAAATAGGCATTCTGAAAGCACTTGCTCCAGAATGTAGACCTACTGATGGTGCTGATGATCTCCGAAGTGATAAATTCTCTTACGCTGTGAATAATGTCATTGATCTTAAG GACTCACTCTCTCATTGCTTATCTTCACGTTTGCTCCGTAGATGGTGCACGTTTGAATGGTTCTATAGTGCAATTGATTTTCCATGGTTTGAAAAGAGTGAATTTGTTGAGTATTTGAATCATGTGAAGTTGGGTCATGTGCCAAGGCTGACTCGTGTCGAGTGGGGTGTCATAAGGAG CTCCCTTGGAAAACCACGTCGATTGTCGAAACAGTTTTtgcaagaagagagagagaagcttgCTCAGTATCGTGAGTCTGTCAGGCAACACTATGCTGAACTTCGGTCTGGTGTTCGAGAAGGTCTACCAACCGATCTTGCTCGGCCTTTAGGAGTTGGACAGCGTGTCATAGCCTGTCATCCCAGAACAAGGGAGCTTCATGATGGGAATGTTCTGAATGTTGACCATAATCGTTGCCGGGTTCAATTTGATCGACCTGAACTGGGTGTTGAGTTTGTAACG GATATTGATTGTATGCCACTACATCCACTAGAAAATTTCCCAGAGTCTCTCAGACGGCAGAACATTGTTAACAAATATTACAATAGTTTCTCAGAAGCAAAATTCGAGGATCGGTCCAAAGAGTTAGGTACTGGAGGTCCAACAAGATTCACATCAAATGTGTGTTTTGATGGTGGTGATGCAACCTCCAACATACCTTCTAATTACCCAATAAATACTTTAATGAAGCAAGCAAAG GGTGACACGGTTGATTCAATTGCACAGGCCAAAGTTGCAGTAAATGaggttgctgttgctgctcaGCAGTCAATGTACAGTCAGCCGTGCACACTGTCACAGATACAGGAAAGAGAGGCTGATATAAGGGCTCTTGCTGAACTATCACGTGCTCTTGATAAAAAGGCAA CTTTGTTGGTAGAATTGAGGCACATGAACGAAGAGGTGTATGGAAGGCAAAAGGATGGAGAAGCTTTTAGAGATTTTGAGCACTTCAGAAAACAATATGCTATGGTGCTTGTACAGCTAAGAGATTCTAATGATCAT GTGGCTTCGGCCTTGCTTTCTCTGCGGCAACGCAACACGTATCATGGGCATCCAGCACAATCATATCCTAAACCCATGGAAAATGGAGCCTTAACTGGCACACCAGACCTGTATAACCTTTTTGGCTATATTAATCAGGAATCTGGGTCCCAAGTGATGGAAGTTATTGAGACTTCGAGGTCCCGAGCAAAATTGATGGTTGATGTTGCTATTCAG GCAATGTGCAGTGTGAGTGAAGGAGAGGATGCTTATGCCAAAGTAGGGGAGGCACTCGATAATCTGAACAATCGCAGTACTGGCTCGGGTTCCAGTATACTAGGCATAAGACGGATACCTCCTGATTCTGGACAGGCCAATTCATCTCATCAAGATAACACCACATCTGGCCACTTTGATCCTGCAACAAATAACATTTCTAGTCCAAGATTGCCCAATGGTTGCGATTCTGAACTGCAATTTCCCTCAGAGTTGATTTCATCGTGTGTTGCTACGATCCTTATGATCCAG AACTGCACGGAAAAGCAGTACCATCCTGCCGAAGTCGCGCACATCCTGGATTCAGCGCTTTCGCGCCTACAGCCTTGCAGCTCACAAAATGTAACCATCTTCAGGGAGATCGAGATGTGCATGGGCATCATCAAAAACCAAATGCTGGCGTTGATACCCACCCCAAGTGGCTAG